Proteins from a genomic interval of Chroococcidiopsis thermalis PCC 7203:
- a CDS encoding sensor histidine kinase — MFQSLRWLFLLTYLLVMSAIFGASSTAIYIFFSRSLEQQLNDRLQILAEAAIPSLRIIKSRGIQRLDDELPWQELFRHNQSLEWFNPKGKLLAKEGKFFANSSLSQALVDGLQEGFPILQQQGQVRTFSIAVYTEDRDKTTLRLEGYIRASESTQDLIWKLDQLRSGLIVGGVTVLLLSSISGIGLTWLTLQPMQRNLRRLKHFTGDVAHELRNPLTAISTTVDLLRNSPEELSLTQVRKLAIIDRANEQIIHLVEDLLFLSRANIASDRLDRDFNFAPIRLEELLQDLVERFEPQAQSKQIQFTPHLRTGIVVKGDSHKLSRLFSNLLDNALKYTTDGGRVALFLEQEQRFAVIRIEDTGIGIPPDSLPLIFQRFWRADAAKSEKDGLGLGLAIAQAIVQQHKGEIKVSSRLGAGSSFRVLLPLDAQA; from the coding sequence ATGTTTCAATCATTACGCTGGCTATTTTTACTAACTTATTTATTAGTAATGTCCGCTATATTTGGCGCTTCTAGTACAGCTATTTATATCTTTTTTAGCCGTAGTCTAGAGCAACAGTTAAACGATCGCTTACAGATTTTGGCTGAAGCTGCTATTCCTAGTTTGCGAATCATCAAAAGCCGAGGAATTCAAAGATTAGATGATGAACTTCCTTGGCAAGAGTTATTTCGCCACAATCAAAGCCTCGAATGGTTTAATCCTAAAGGTAAGCTCTTAGCGAAAGAGGGAAAATTTTTTGCTAATTCGTCATTGTCGCAAGCCTTAGTTGATGGTTTACAAGAGGGCTTTCCAATCCTACAGCAACAAGGACAAGTTCGGACTTTTTCTATTGCTGTTTATACCGAAGATCGAGATAAAACCACCTTACGCTTAGAAGGATATATTCGCGCTAGCGAGTCTACTCAAGATTTGATCTGGAAGTTAGATCAACTGCGATCGGGTCTGATTGTGGGAGGAGTTACAGTATTACTATTAAGTAGCATTAGCGGTATTGGTTTAACTTGGCTCACTCTCCAACCAATGCAACGTAACTTAAGGCGATTAAAACACTTTACCGGAGATGTAGCGCACGAACTACGCAATCCCCTAACGGCGATTAGTACTACAGTAGATTTGTTACGTAATAGTCCAGAAGAGTTAAGTTTAACTCAGGTGAGAAAGTTAGCAATTATCGATCGCGCCAACGAGCAAATCATTCATTTAGTAGAAGATTTACTATTTTTATCTAGGGCAAATATCGCAAGCGATCGCCTCGATCGCGATTTTAACTTTGCACCGATTCGCTTAGAAGAGTTACTGCAAGATTTAGTCGAACGCTTTGAACCACAAGCTCAAAGTAAGCAAATTCAGTTCACCCCACATTTACGTACTGGTATAGTCGTGAAAGGCGACAGCCATAAACTCAGCCGCTTATTTTCTAATCTTTTAGATAACGCACTCAAGTACACAACCGACGGGGGAAGAGTGGCGTTATTTTTAGAACAAGAGCAACGATTTGCCGTGATTCGGATCGAAGATACGGGAATTGGTATTCCACCAGATTCTCTACCACTGATTTTTCAGCGCTTTTGGCGAGCCGATGCAGCTAAATCTGAAAAAGACGGTTTAGGCTTAGGGCTAGCGATCGCACAAGCGATCGTCCAACAGCACAAAGGTGAAATAAAAGTCAGCAGTAGATTAGGTGCTGGTAGCAGCTTTCGCGTGTTGCTACCACTAGATGCTCAGGCGTAA
- a CDS encoding bestrophin family protein has product MIFPISKKARSRQNRSPKVSASGKRSQSHHRKSVALRSFREKFQIYTGEQLHWLQVTQRLLISVIHGILPWVIACGSYGLLISVLDHYGKLPAFFGDSKIIQNVVISFNVILSLLLVFRTNTAHDRFWEGRKLWGSMVNTTRNLARGISITIEQREPQERDEKSAAVYLVAAFAVAMKIHLRREPMNSELEPMMPPLQYHQLQSVNHAPLEIAYWIGDYLQHQFERQRLNIFQLTSLHELLDDMVDILGGCERILKTPVPLVYTVTLNALLWIYFLLLPFQLVGGIKWWTAPILAFMSFLYLGINEVGAEIEEPFGRDANDLPLDAICVTIVRNLEHIIQFAPCARVLRPASGNVLDLPRKTA; this is encoded by the coding sequence ATGATTTTTCCCATCAGTAAAAAGGCTCGCAGTCGCCAAAATCGATCGCCAAAAGTTTCTGCTTCCGGCAAGCGATCGCAGTCACATCACCGTAAATCAGTAGCCTTGCGATCGTTTCGCGAAAAGTTTCAAATCTATACCGGAGAGCAATTACACTGGCTGCAAGTTACTCAAAGACTTTTAATTTCTGTCATTCATGGAATTCTGCCCTGGGTAATCGCGTGTGGAAGCTACGGCTTACTAATTTCTGTACTCGATCATTATGGAAAGTTGCCTGCTTTCTTTGGTGATAGTAAAATTATTCAAAATGTCGTTATTAGTTTTAACGTCATTCTCAGCCTACTCCTAGTGTTCCGCACCAATACAGCCCACGATCGCTTTTGGGAAGGGCGCAAACTTTGGGGTTCAATGGTAAATACTACGCGCAATTTAGCACGGGGAATCTCAATTACAATCGAACAACGAGAACCGCAAGAGCGAGACGAAAAAAGTGCTGCTGTCTATCTAGTTGCTGCCTTTGCTGTGGCAATGAAAATCCACCTACGGCGAGAACCAATGAATTCAGAATTGGAGCCGATGATGCCACCGTTACAATATCATCAACTACAAAGTGTCAATCACGCTCCCTTAGAAATTGCTTATTGGATTGGGGATTATTTGCAACATCAATTCGAGCGCCAACGCCTAAACATTTTTCAGCTGACATCCTTGCACGAACTATTAGATGATATGGTAGACATTTTAGGTGGCTGCGAACGCATCCTGAAAACCCCCGTTCCCTTGGTATATACCGTTACTCTCAATGCTTTGCTGTGGATTTATTTCCTGCTTTTACCTTTTCAGCTAGTTGGTGGTATCAAGTGGTGGACAGCACCGATCCTTGCCTTTATGAGTTTTCTCTACTTAGGTATCAATGAAGTAGGGGCAGAAATTGAAGAACCTTTCGGTCGCGATGCCAATGACTTGCCCTTAGATGCTATCTGCGTCACAATTGTTCGTAACCTCGAACATATCATCCAATTTGCCCCCTGCGCTCGCGTGCTGCGCCCTGCTAGTGGTAACGTTCTCGATTTACCGCGAAAAACCGCTTAA
- a CDS encoding PRC-barrel domain-containing protein, whose amino-acid sequence MTSENTIKRSDILNTKVIADDNAKVLGVVSQLWVDIDRREVVALGLRDNLIAFASVPRYMYLSSISKIGDVILVENEDAIEDIDVEIYSNLVNCEVITETGQPLGRVRGFTFNAQTGKIYSLIIASLGLPQIPDQVISTYELPIEEVVSSGPNRLIVFEGAEERINRLSVGVLERLGIGKAPWEKEEDEYYTPTAVRPENQLGSGVPLQAPKAQPLKTTQPAVQEAWDEDEYEYETVQPRIEQQPLRRQQYEPNRYDRDLEEEENWSEASGSDRYTPAPPPRYPEPQPFEPKPYTAPKDLDDDLDGDAWGEDEEPQPLNIPKKIKQPEYEEEGGY is encoded by the coding sequence ATGACCTCTGAAAACACTATTAAACGCTCCGACATCTTAAATACAAAGGTGATCGCGGATGATAACGCCAAAGTATTAGGAGTTGTCAGCCAACTATGGGTAGATATCGATCGCAGGGAGGTTGTAGCTCTTGGTTTGCGAGACAACCTGATCGCTTTTGCTAGCGTACCGCGTTATATGTACCTGAGCAGCATCAGCAAAATCGGCGATGTGATTTTGGTGGAGAACGAAGACGCGATCGAAGATATTGATGTAGAGATTTACAGCAACTTAGTTAATTGTGAAGTCATTACAGAAACAGGTCAACCCTTGGGGCGGGTGCGTGGCTTTACATTTAACGCTCAAACAGGCAAAATTTACTCCCTAATTATCGCTTCGCTGGGTTTACCCCAGATCCCCGACCAGGTAATTAGTACTTATGAATTGCCAATTGAAGAAGTTGTTAGCAGTGGACCCAATCGGCTAATTGTATTTGAAGGTGCTGAAGAAAGAATTAATCGTCTGAGTGTTGGGGTGTTAGAAAGGCTTGGTATTGGTAAAGCACCTTGGGAGAAAGAAGAAGACGAGTACTATACTCCCACAGCAGTGCGACCGGAAAACCAGCTAGGAAGTGGCGTACCGTTGCAAGCACCAAAAGCCCAACCTTTAAAGACAACTCAACCTGCGGTACAGGAAGCCTGGGATGAGGATGAATACGAGTATGAAACAGTCCAACCTCGGATCGAACAGCAGCCATTACGCCGCCAGCAGTACGAACCCAACAGATACGATCGCGATTTAGAGGAAGAAGAAAACTGGAGTGAAGCGTCGGGAAGCGATCGCTATACGCCTGCACCTCCACCCCGCTACCCCGAACCCCAGCCGTTTGAACCAAAGCCATACACAGCACCGAAAGATTTGGATGACGATCTCGACGGTGACGCTTGGGGAGAAGATGAGGAACCGCAGCCTTTGAATATTCCCAAGAAAATCAAGCAACCAGAATACGAAGAAGAAGGCGGCTATTAG
- a CDS encoding proton extrusion protein PcxA (involved in light-induced Na+-dependent proton extrusion), with amino-acid sequence MEDRYFHGGKVTVSTANDAQIPTSVQADFEKHLSILKQQMKEFNTSSSTQGNLGQDHLMRLFFTEGTLTKYTLEPQASALVPFSNNLPANTSFQLPTPPIQVIEVKQAIAPEKSRSRQLHRKNSRNSASENAEPQVKAGVLPRSLERTINKIKNELDPNAEAEVVKSFRRSQKKTVVAIRLLALLILIPLITQQVSKLYLVQPIVNRVRNEAVTPVFLNSEMKEEALKELQTFEEELKLERLMGAAPALNSEAIEEKVKDKATEISQEFRHRSNNAVSNVFADIIAVLSFALVLLWRRKDIMMLKSFMDNIVTGLSDSAKAFSIILITDIFVGFHSPHGWEVLLEGLSSHLGIAANRGLIFLFIATVPVILATIFKYWVFRSLSRMSPSTVATLKEMND; translated from the coding sequence ATTGAAGACCGATATTTTCATGGTGGTAAAGTAACTGTATCAACCGCTAACGATGCTCAAATTCCTACTAGCGTGCAAGCTGATTTTGAGAAGCATTTAAGTATACTCAAACAGCAAATGAAGGAATTTAATACGAGCAGTTCTACGCAAGGAAATTTGGGACAAGACCACCTGATGCGGCTCTTTTTTACTGAAGGAACTCTGACAAAATACACTCTCGAACCGCAAGCATCAGCGTTAGTTCCCTTTTCAAATAATCTACCAGCCAATACTTCATTCCAGCTACCCACTCCACCAATTCAAGTCATTGAGGTGAAACAAGCGATCGCCCCGGAAAAATCTAGATCGAGGCAACTCCACCGCAAAAATTCTAGAAATTCAGCTTCGGAAAATGCCGAACCGCAAGTCAAAGCTGGAGTTCTACCGCGTTCTCTTGAGCGCACAATTAATAAGATCAAGAATGAGCTTGACCCAAATGCAGAAGCAGAAGTTGTCAAATCATTTCGGCGATCGCAAAAAAAGACTGTCGTTGCCATTAGGTTACTGGCATTGTTGATTTTGATTCCTTTAATAACTCAGCAAGTGTCCAAACTTTATTTGGTGCAACCAATTGTCAATCGCGTGAGAAACGAAGCAGTTACGCCAGTCTTCTTAAACTCTGAAATGAAAGAAGAGGCACTCAAAGAACTGCAAACCTTTGAAGAAGAACTCAAGCTAGAACGTTTGATGGGTGCAGCACCTGCACTAAATTCAGAAGCAATTGAAGAAAAGGTCAAAGATAAAGCAACTGAAATTTCTCAGGAATTTCGTCATCGTAGCAATAACGCTGTTAGTAATGTTTTTGCTGATATCATCGCTGTTTTATCTTTTGCTTTAGTGTTACTATGGCGACGTAAAGATATTATGATGCTCAAGTCATTCATGGATAATATTGTAACTGGCTTGAGTGATAGTGCTAAGGCTTTCTCAATTATTCTGATTACCGATATCTTTGTCGGATTTCACTCTCCTCATGGTTGGGAAGTTTTGTTAGAAGGACTATCCAGTCATTTAGGAATTGCAGCAAATCGCGGTTTAATCTTTCTATTTATCGCCACAGTTCCGGTCATTCTCGCCACAATTTTTAAGTATTGGGTTTTCCGTTCCCTCAGCCGGATGTCACCATCAACGGTAGCGACTTTGAAAGAGATGAACGATTAA
- a CDS encoding carbonate dehydratase, whose product MSNIFSIKSDRTQQSANVHANVLASFNQEQNSPKIDFTTYIHPLAAVIGNVYLGKRVMVAPAASVRGDEGQPIWVGDDVNVQDCVVLHALETHVNGEMVHEAVVEVEGNFYGVYISDRVSLAHQCQVHGPASIGTDTFVGMQSLVFRATVGNNCVIEPKALVMGVNIADGRYVPAGSLITTQEAADNLPLITNEYPLRFLNQAVVHVNTQLATGYQGIGNAEQLKAA is encoded by the coding sequence ATGAGCAACATCTTCTCTATCAAAAGCGATCGCACCCAGCAGTCTGCTAACGTTCACGCTAATGTGCTGGCATCCTTCAATCAAGAACAAAATTCGCCAAAAATCGACTTTACCACTTACATTCACCCTCTAGCTGCCGTAATTGGTAACGTTTATCTTGGTAAGCGAGTCATGGTAGCTCCCGCAGCATCAGTACGAGGTGATGAAGGACAACCGATTTGGGTAGGAGATGATGTCAACGTACAAGATTGCGTAGTGCTTCATGCTTTAGAAACTCACGTCAATGGTGAAATGGTGCATGAGGCTGTCGTAGAAGTTGAAGGTAACTTCTATGGAGTATACATCAGCGATCGCGTTTCCCTGGCGCATCAATGTCAAGTCCACGGTCCAGCCAGCATTGGTACTGATACTTTTGTCGGAATGCAATCTTTAGTATTTCGAGCCACAGTCGGCAATAACTGCGTTATCGAACCCAAAGCTTTAGTCATGGGAGTTAATATCGCCGATGGCAGATACGTCCCCGCAGGTTCTCTGATTACTACACAAGAAGCTGCTGACAACTTACCCTTAATTACTAACGAATATCCCCTCAGATTCCTCAATCAAGCCGTGGTTCACGTCAACACGCAGCTAGCCACTGGCTATCAAGGCATTGGTAATGCTGAGCAATTGAAAGCAGCATAG
- a CDS encoding response regulator transcription factor yields the protein MRLLLVEDDKLINQLLAEALSNQHYVVDVAADGHAGWDFVKSFDYDLVLIDVMLPKMDGISLCRQLRTQGYQMPVLMLTARDATEDRVNGLDAGADDYVIKPYKLQELSARIRALLRRGGSSLPPAMKSGNLSLDVNTREVTYKGCPLRLTPKEYRLLELFMRSGSKVLSRSAILENLWSFDEPPDEDAVKALVKRLRQKLKLAGSPGDPIETAYGVGYRLKQDP from the coding sequence ATGAGATTGTTACTAGTCGAAGACGATAAACTCATCAATCAGTTACTTGCAGAAGCACTCAGCAACCAACATTACGTCGTTGATGTTGCCGCTGATGGTCACGCTGGTTGGGATTTTGTCAAGTCTTTTGATTACGACTTAGTTCTGATTGATGTCATGCTGCCTAAAATGGATGGCATAAGCCTTTGTCGCCAGTTGCGGACTCAAGGCTATCAAATGCCAGTCTTGATGTTAACAGCCAGAGATGCAACCGAAGATCGCGTCAATGGACTCGATGCGGGTGCAGATGACTACGTGATCAAACCATACAAACTGCAAGAATTATCGGCACGTATCCGCGCTTTATTACGCCGAGGTGGTTCGTCCCTACCTCCAGCAATGAAAAGTGGCAATTTATCTTTGGATGTAAACACGCGGGAAGTGACTTATAAAGGCTGTCCCCTCAGACTGACTCCAAAAGAGTATCGCTTATTAGAACTCTTCATGCGAAGCGGCTCTAAGGTTCTCAGTCGTAGTGCAATTTTAGAAAATCTTTGGTCTTTCGACGAACCGCCGGATGAAGATGCAGTTAAAGCTTTGGTCAAACGTTTGCGTCAGAAGCTCAAATTAGCAGGTTCGCCTGGAGATCCCATTGAAACCGCTTACGGTGTAGGTTATCGTCTCAAGCAAGACCCGTAG
- a CDS encoding response regulator: protein MNNSILEKSVDALLTRRNDAPLIRDFTPPKQVELFETLKQLRFNGQLILTNSCGRKWILHVHRGLIIYATGGEHPVRRWRRNLATHLPQIASDRSLSNESWENQLATTSIEGSSVCWQYQLLTSWLERQQITPEQMARFAWSVIIEVLFDVTQAVQVAYELKPSSSKLTPVVAIDAAQAIAEVERLWQAWQANRLNYSPNSAPVIKQSAELQHSISAPAYQALSQLLDGQHTLRDIAAQMQRDVNSALRSLLPYIQSGFVELINIPDLAAPVLSSPTPHDTQAPSIACVDDSPWVCHIMEKVMTTANYRFVGVNDALRAIGVLLAIKPDLIFLDLMMPNINGYELCSRLRQLSCFQHTPIVILTGNDGIIDRVRAKIVGSSDFLGKPIDPDRVLGAIHKHLKHSV, encoded by the coding sequence ATGAATAACAGCATTCTTGAAAAATCAGTTGATGCCCTGCTAACTAGGAGAAATGATGCTCCATTAATTCGGGATTTTACCCCCCCAAAGCAGGTTGAATTGTTTGAAACCTTGAAGCAGTTGCGGTTTAACGGTCAACTGATTCTGACAAACTCCTGCGGTAGAAAATGGATTCTGCACGTTCACCGAGGTTTGATTATCTACGCTACTGGTGGAGAACATCCAGTCAGGCGATGGAGACGGAATCTCGCAACACACTTACCTCAAATAGCAAGCGATCGCTCGCTATCCAACGAATCATGGGAGAATCAACTAGCCACGACTTCGATTGAAGGTTCTAGCGTCTGCTGGCAGTATCAGTTATTGACTTCATGGCTCGAACGGCAGCAGATAACTCCAGAACAAATGGCAAGATTTGCCTGGTCGGTCATTATCGAAGTTTTGTTTGATGTGACTCAAGCAGTACAGGTTGCTTACGAACTCAAGCCCAGTAGCAGCAAGCTGACTCCCGTAGTTGCGATCGATGCCGCTCAAGCGATCGCCGAAGTCGAACGATTGTGGCAAGCTTGGCAAGCAAACAGACTCAATTATTCTCCTAACAGCGCTCCAGTTATTAAACAATCGGCAGAATTGCAACACAGCATCTCTGCTCCAGCTTATCAAGCCTTGAGTCAACTACTAGACGGACAACATACGCTACGGGATATTGCCGCTCAGATGCAGCGAGATGTCAACTCGGCACTGCGTTCTCTCTTGCCATATATTCAGTCAGGGTTTGTGGAGTTGATTAATATTCCCGATCTTGCCGCTCCGGTTCTCTCATCACCTACACCTCATGATACTCAAGCACCATCGATCGCTTGTGTAGATGACAGTCCTTGGGTATGTCACATCATGGAAAAAGTGATGACAACAGCTAACTATCGATTTGTGGGCGTAAATGATGCACTGCGGGCGATCGGAGTTTTGCTAGCCATCAAACCAGATCTCATCTTTCTTGATTTGATGATGCCAAATATTAACGGATACGAACTTTGCAGCCGTCTGCGTCAGCTTTCTTGCTTCCAGCACACGCCAATTGTCATCCTCACTGGAAACGACGGCATTATCGATCGCGTCAGAGCTAAAATTGTCGGTTCCTCAGATTTTCTGGGCAAGCCCATCGATCCCGATCGAGTTCTAGGCGCAATTCACAAACATCTCAAACACAGTGTATAG
- the smc gene encoding chromosome segregation protein SMC, protein MVHVKRVELTNFKSFGGTTKIPLLPGFTVVSGPNGSGKSNILDALLFCLGLASSRGMRAERLPDLVNHDKATRGKSAVETLVTVTFDLEGALSREQEAEGTKVNGNGNGNGYYVEELEDKGDKEDTVDTGEEEPLTPHSSLLTSNELTITRRLRVTQQGSYTSTYYINGSTCTQTELHEQLSQIRIYPEGYNVVLQGDVTSIISMHSRERREIIDELAGVANYDRKIIQAKETLNEVKDREDRYRIVETELITQRDRLSHDRIQAEKYQKLRIEYQQKQQWEIVLVWRSLQQQQEKLVAEIQTGDRTLAELTTQLTTLNTQIQQVTAELDALNARVKTLGEEELLSLQSTLATQEAERRQLQNRQRDLTNAYENAGNAYTQQQLEIQQHQNSLVRLQQQQQEIVAQLSSLRQQRDEAQQTLEASRTEASAVADASDAWVQQQAALSRQVESLLQTVEPQRTEQAQLKERSHQLEKQIQEQTGLIQTLEPELATKQTQLTEIETQLSSQIEQIQSLAQSLAAAEAELQIQQQTQNRLLQEQRDKQRQLDKLEAQSQALQETQGTFATKILLQSGLSGICGLVAQLGKVEPRYQLALEIAAGARLGQLVVEDDGVAASGIEILKQKRGGRVTFLPLNKIQAPRFSPASGLRYANGYIDYAINLIECDRRYQDIFGYVFGSTVVFADLQSARSHLGQYRIVTLAGELLETSGAMTGGSISQQNSSLHFGTSDATESQEVIELRNRLQEIDRILARCGESIGNLAAKTKNLSQELTEAKTKQRENNLLKEQLQKEIRKLIQQVETGQSQLAQNTKQLSTVQARLETLERDLPAQEEQLQQLRQALVELEQSQTNSQWQQIQAAIRQQEQELQTRIEIVRNAEQQLKDIENQTQRLHEKIQECEVRSRDYQQQQQENQAQQAAVNAQLQEIGEHLKQIHTSLKEIEQRMTAERQARDRAEQQLRELHLDRQQVEWQQQKLQETQTSRREDLVNLQAQIQIQAAEMPDPLPEVPDKVDLEQLQKELRSLVKRMEAMEPVNMLALEEYERTNARLEELSQKLLTLEAERTELLLRIENFTTLRQRAFQEAFDAVNENFQSIFATLSDGDGFLQLDNPEDPFTSGLNLVAHPKGKPVQRLASMSGGEKSLTALSFIFALQRYRPSPFYAFDEVDMFLDGANVERLARMIEQQAKQAQFIVVSLRRPMIESAERTIGVTQARGAYTQVLGIKL, encoded by the coding sequence ATGGTTCATGTCAAGCGCGTAGAACTCACCAACTTCAAGTCCTTTGGTGGCACGACGAAAATTCCTTTGCTACCAGGATTTACAGTCGTTTCAGGTCCCAACGGTTCCGGTAAATCTAATATTCTGGATGCTCTCCTGTTTTGCCTCGGTCTAGCAAGTTCCCGGGGAATGCGGGCGGAACGCCTACCCGATCTTGTCAACCACGACAAAGCCACACGCGGAAAATCGGCAGTAGAAACGCTAGTGACGGTGACTTTCGATTTAGAGGGAGCGCTTAGCAGGGAGCAGGAAGCAGAGGGGACAAAGGTTAATGGAAATGGGAATGGGAATGGGTATTATGTTGAAGAGTTAGAGGACAAGGGAGACAAGGAAGACACGGTAGACACGGGGGAAGAAGAACCCCTCACTCCTCACTCCTCACTCCTCACCTCTAATGAATTAACAATTACGCGCCGCTTACGAGTCACTCAACAGGGTTCGTATACGTCAACTTATTACATTAATGGTTCTACCTGTACTCAAACTGAGTTGCACGAACAACTAAGTCAGATCCGCATTTATCCTGAAGGCTACAACGTCGTGCTGCAAGGGGACGTGACGAGTATTATTTCCATGCACTCGCGAGAACGGCGGGAGATTATTGACGAACTAGCAGGGGTAGCGAATTACGATCGCAAGATTATCCAAGCAAAAGAAACCTTAAATGAAGTTAAAGACAGGGAAGACCGCTACCGCATCGTTGAAACTGAATTAATTACCCAGCGCGATCGCCTGTCTCACGATCGCATCCAAGCTGAGAAATATCAAAAGCTGAGAATAGAATATCAGCAAAAGCAGCAGTGGGAAATTGTTTTAGTTTGGCGATCGCTGCAACAGCAACAAGAAAAGTTGGTGGCGGAAATTCAAACGGGCGATCGAACGCTGGCTGAATTAACGACTCAACTTACTACCCTCAACACCCAAATTCAGCAGGTAACGGCAGAATTAGACGCACTCAACGCACGAGTGAAGACTTTGGGGGAAGAAGAACTCTTATCTCTGCAATCAACTCTAGCCACCCAGGAAGCCGAACGGCGACAGTTACAAAATCGCCAAAGAGACTTGACAAATGCTTATGAAAATGCCGGAAATGCTTACACGCAACAACAGTTAGAAATTCAACAACACCAAAATTCTCTGGTGCGGTTGCAACAACAGCAGCAAGAAATCGTTGCTCAACTTTCTAGCCTGCGTCAACAACGGGATGAGGCGCAACAAACCTTAGAAGCAAGTCGTACCGAAGCTAGTGCAGTCGCTGATGCTTCTGATGCTTGGGTACAACAACAAGCCGCGCTTAGCCGCCAAGTTGAATCTCTGCTGCAAACTGTAGAACCCCAGCGCACCGAACAAGCGCAATTAAAAGAGCGATCGCATCAATTAGAAAAGCAAATTCAAGAGCAGACTGGGTTAATTCAAACTTTAGAGCCAGAGCTGGCGACAAAGCAAACACAATTAACTGAAATAGAAACTCAATTATCGAGTCAAATTGAGCAAATTCAATCGTTAGCCCAATCTTTAGCTGCGGCTGAAGCCGAATTGCAAATTCAGCAGCAAACTCAAAATCGCTTACTTCAAGAACAACGAGACAAACAGCGCCAGTTGGATAAGTTGGAGGCGCAGTCTCAAGCCTTGCAGGAAACTCAAGGCACTTTTGCCACAAAAATTTTGCTGCAATCAGGTTTAAGCGGGATTTGTGGTTTGGTAGCCCAACTCGGGAAAGTCGAACCTCGGTATCAACTAGCTTTAGAAATTGCAGCGGGGGCGCGGTTGGGACAATTGGTGGTAGAGGATGATGGCGTGGCGGCTTCGGGGATTGAGATCCTGAAGCAAAAACGAGGGGGGAGGGTGACGTTTTTACCCCTAAATAAAATTCAAGCCCCGCGATTTTCGCCTGCTTCGGGGTTGCGCTATGCCAATGGTTATATCGACTATGCAATTAATTTAATCGAATGCGATCGCCGCTATCAAGATATTTTTGGCTATGTTTTTGGTAGTACGGTTGTTTTTGCCGATTTGCAATCAGCGCGTTCTCATTTAGGGCAATATCGGATCGTCACCTTAGCAGGAGAATTGTTAGAAACTAGTGGGGCGATGACTGGGGGTAGTATCAGCCAGCAAAATTCCAGTTTGCATTTCGGTACGAGCGATGCTACTGAATCCCAGGAAGTTATAGAGTTAAGAAATCGCTTGCAAGAAATCGATCGCATTTTAGCTCGGTGTGGTGAATCGATTGGTAATTTGGCAGCTAAAACTAAAAATCTATCTCAAGAATTAACAGAAGCGAAGACCAAACAAAGAGAAAATAATCTCCTGAAGGAGCAATTACAAAAAGAAATTCGCAAGCTAATTCAACAAGTGGAAACTGGGCAATCGCAACTAGCTCAGAACACAAAACAACTATCTACGGTACAAGCTAGATTAGAGACTTTAGAACGAGATTTACCCGCACAAGAAGAACAATTACAACAATTGCGCCAAGCTTTAGTGGAGTTAGAACAATCTCAAACTAACAGTCAATGGCAGCAAATTCAAGCCGCAATTAGACAGCAAGAACAGGAATTACAAACTAGAATCGAGATAGTTCGTAACGCCGAACAGCAATTGAAAGACATAGAAAATCAAACTCAAAGATTGCACGAAAAAATTCAAGAATGCGAAGTGCGATCGCGAGATTACCAACAACAGCAACAAGAAAATCAAGCGCAGCAAGCTGCTGTCAATGCTCAATTACAGGAAATTGGCGAACATTTAAAGCAGATCCATACATCCTTGAAAGAAATCGAACAGCGGATGACGGCGGAAAGACAAGCACGCGATCGCGCCGAACAACAGCTGCGAGAATTGCATTTAGATCGACAACAGGTAGAATGGCAACAGCAAAAGTTGCAAGAAACGCAAACATCGCGGCGAGAAGATTTAGTTAACTTACAAGCACAGATTCAAATCCAAGCCGCAGAAATGCCCGATCCCCTACCAGAAGTACCAGATAAGGTAGATTTGGAACAATTGCAGAAAGAATTGCGATCGCTTGTCAAGCGGATGGAAGCAATGGAACCTGTCAATATGTTGGCGTTAGAAGAATACGAACGTACTAACGCTCGCTTAGAAGAATTGAGTCAAAAATTATTGACCCTAGAAGCCGAACGCACTGAATTGTTATTGCGGATTGAAAACTTTACCACCTTACGCCAACGAGCATTTCAAGAAGCTTTTGATGCGGTGAATGAAAACTTTCAATCTATTTTCGCCACCCTATCAGATGGGGATGGATTTCTGCAACTCGATAACCCAGAAGATCCATTTACCAGTGGACTTAATTTAGTTGCACATCCTAAAGGTAAACCCGTGCAGCGTCTCGCGTCTATGTCGGGGGGAGAAAAATCACTCACGGCGCTGAGTTTTATCTTTGCCCTACAACGGTATCGCCCATCACCTTTTTACGCCTTTGATGAGGTAGATATGTTCCTAGACGGGGCAAATGTGGAACGATTAGCTAGAATGATCGAACAACAGGCTAAACAAGCACAGTTTATTGTCGTGAGCCTGCGCCGACCCATGATAGAATCAGCCGAACGTACAATAGGAGTAACGCAAGCGCGAGGAGCTTACACGCAAGTTTTAGGCATCAAATTGTAA